The following proteins come from a genomic window of Edaphobacter sp. 4G125:
- a CDS encoding glutathione peroxidase translates to MPNLYDIPLQRIDGTPTSLADYRDKVLLLVNVASQCGLTPQYEALEKLYSQFKDSGLVVCGFPANDFGAQEPGTNDEIAAFCRANYSVDFPIFSKIAVTGPSTHPLYQALIAAQPNTTSETRSSFRERLNGFLRDKHNGATTNPEPGILWNFEKFLVDRKGNVIARFSPEVTPDDPKIVAAIESALAS, encoded by the coding sequence ATGCCTAACCTTTATGACATCCCGCTTCAGCGCATCGACGGTACTCCAACCTCCCTGGCCGATTACCGTGACAAAGTACTGCTCCTGGTCAACGTAGCCTCTCAGTGCGGTCTTACGCCCCAGTACGAGGCCCTTGAAAAGCTCTATTCACAATTTAAAGACTCGGGCCTGGTTGTCTGTGGCTTTCCCGCCAACGACTTCGGGGCTCAGGAACCCGGCACAAACGATGAGATCGCAGCCTTCTGTCGCGCCAACTACTCGGTCGACTTCCCCATATTCTCCAAAATCGCTGTCACCGGACCTTCGACGCATCCCCTCTATCAAGCCCTTATCGCCGCTCAACCCAACACCACCAGCGAAACCCGCTCCAGTTTCCGCGAAAGACTCAACGGCTTCCTCCGCGATAAGCACAATGGTGCCACTACGAACCCCGAACCCGGAATCCTCTGGAACTTCGAAAAGTTCCTGGTCGACCGTAAAGGAAACGTCATCGCCAGATTTTCGCCCGAAGTCACACCTGACGACCCAAAGATCGTCGCCGCCATTGAATCTGCGCTGGCCTCCTAA